The following proteins are encoded in a genomic region of Quadrisphaera setariae:
- a CDS encoding ATPase, T2SS/T4P/T4SS family, with product MTTFRPGHTLSSLQSMQRRRLGDVLVDAGVLTPEQLSEVLASQQSATGRRRKLGELLVESGIADERTIARALADQLGLTVADLSRMAVDPEVVRTLPRQVAERTRVVPLERTSSGLVVAVADPTNVLALDDVRLHTGSTDLVVTVATESQVREQLARAWSLGQDRSTASAVEESGVDLDASLGSLASMEADAAVNDDDSPVVKLVNRILSDAVTARASDIHVETQRDELRVRFRVDGVLREVMSASKRVAGPVISRIKIMSGLDIAERRVPQDGRSRVTVDGVAFDCRVSTLPTLHGEKVVIRLLTRGDAVPDLDSLGFEPEQLEVFRRALSVPQGLVLITGPTGSGKTNTLYSALAEVLSPEKNIITLEDPVEVQLPGITQVQVSTKSGLTFQAGLRSVLRQDPDIVLVGEVRDSETAELALKASLTGHLVLTTLHTNSAVAALTRLVDMGVQPFLVASSLTAAIAQRLVRKPCAACAVAYEPSAEVLRALGLHASGLVGATPRKGTGCPDCGGTGYNGRTAVFEVLEVDADLRRVLVADPREASVGEAAAQRGMQSLRDSAVSKALAGQTTFEEVLRVTASDDAAPTSCRACDRTLEEGMVACPFCGTAQQPAGCASCQRPLRQEWSCCPWCAAPVAGRALRPVGPQPLPDPAPSARVPHQEAAPQRWA from the coding sequence GTGACGACCTTCCGGCCCGGACACACGCTGTCGTCGCTGCAGTCGATGCAGCGGCGACGCCTCGGTGACGTCCTCGTCGACGCGGGCGTGCTGACGCCCGAGCAGCTCTCCGAGGTGCTCGCCAGCCAGCAGAGCGCCACGGGACGCCGCCGCAAGCTCGGTGAGCTGCTCGTCGAGTCGGGCATCGCCGACGAGCGGACCATCGCGCGGGCCCTGGCCGACCAGCTCGGCCTGACCGTGGCCGACCTGTCGCGCATGGCGGTCGACCCGGAGGTCGTGCGCACGCTGCCGCGCCAGGTGGCCGAGCGCACCCGCGTGGTGCCGCTGGAGCGCACCAGCTCCGGTCTCGTGGTCGCCGTGGCCGACCCGACCAACGTGCTCGCGCTCGACGACGTGCGGCTGCACACGGGCTCGACGGACCTCGTCGTCACGGTCGCCACCGAGAGCCAGGTCCGCGAGCAGCTCGCCCGCGCGTGGTCGCTCGGCCAGGACCGCTCCACGGCCTCAGCCGTGGAGGAGTCGGGCGTGGACCTCGACGCGAGCCTGGGCTCACTCGCCTCGATGGAGGCCGACGCCGCCGTCAACGACGACGACTCCCCCGTCGTCAAGCTGGTCAACCGCATCCTGTCCGACGCCGTCACGGCGCGGGCGTCCGACATCCACGTCGAGACCCAGCGCGACGAGCTGCGCGTGAGGTTCCGCGTGGACGGCGTGCTGCGCGAGGTGATGTCGGCCTCCAAGCGCGTCGCCGGGCCCGTCATCAGCCGCATCAAGATCATGTCCGGGCTGGACATCGCCGAGCGGCGGGTGCCGCAGGACGGGCGCAGCCGCGTGACCGTCGACGGCGTCGCCTTCGACTGCCGTGTCTCCACCCTCCCCACGCTGCACGGCGAGAAGGTGGTCATCCGCCTCCTCACCCGCGGTGACGCCGTCCCGGACCTCGACTCCCTCGGGTTCGAGCCGGAGCAGCTGGAGGTCTTCCGCAGGGCGCTGTCCGTGCCGCAGGGGCTGGTGCTCATCACCGGGCCCACCGGCTCGGGCAAGACCAACACGCTGTACTCCGCGCTGGCCGAGGTGCTCTCGCCGGAGAAGAACATCATCACGCTGGAGGACCCGGTCGAGGTCCAGCTGCCCGGCATCACCCAGGTGCAGGTGAGCACCAAGAGCGGGCTGACCTTCCAGGCCGGCCTGCGGTCGGTGCTGCGGCAGGACCCGGACATCGTGCTGGTCGGTGAGGTCCGCGACTCCGAGACCGCCGAGCTGGCGCTGAAGGCGTCCCTCACCGGCCACCTCGTGCTCACCACCCTCCACACCAACTCGGCCGTCGCCGCGCTGACCCGCCTCGTGGACATGGGCGTGCAGCCCTTCCTCGTGGCCTCCTCGCTGACCGCCGCGATCGCCCAGCGCCTGGTGCGCAAGCCGTGCGCCGCGTGCGCGGTCGCCTACGAGCCGTCGGCGGAGGTCCTGCGCGCCCTCGGTCTGCACGCCTCCGGCCTGGTCGGTGCCACCCCGCGCAAGGGCACCGGGTGCCCCGACTGCGGCGGCACCGGCTACAACGGCCGCACCGCGGTGTTCGAGGTGCTCGAGGTGGACGCGGACCTGCGCCGCGTGCTCGTCGCCGACCCGCGCGAGGCCTCGGTGGGTGAGGCCGCCGCCCAGCGCGGCATGCAGTCGCTGCGCGACTCCGCCGTGAGCAAGGCGCTGGCCGGGCAGACCACCTTCGAGGAGGTCCTGCGCGTCACGGCCTCCGACGACGCCGCGCCCACCTCGTGCCGCGCCTGCGACCGCACGCTCGAGGAGGGCATGGTCGCGTGCCCCTTCTGCGGCACCGCGCAGCAGCCCGCGGGCTGCGCGTCCTGCCAGCGACCGCTGCGCCAGGAGTGGTCGTGCTGCCCCTGGTGCGCCGCGCCCGTGGCCGGCCGTGCGCTGCGCCCGGTCGGCCCGCAGCCCCTGCCCGACCCGGCGCCGTCGGCGCGGGTGCCGCACCAGGAGGCCGCACCGCAGCGCTGGGCCTAG
- a CDS encoding general stress protein: MSAGSPQARVRGGITLPTGTEIASYATYLEAQKAVDHLSDEGFPVQLVSIVGSDLRSVERVTGRLTYARVALAGAASGLWFGLFLGLLLMLFVGGSDLSIWLAAVLIGAGSGMLFGVISYALTGGRRDFSSVNAILASRYSVICAEQEAGRARRLIEGLEGVRPLQREPGAY; encoded by the coding sequence ATGTCCGCAGGCTCGCCCCAGGCCCGCGTCCGCGGGGGGATCACCCTCCCCACCGGGACCGAGATCGCCTCCTACGCCACCTACCTGGAGGCGCAGAAGGCGGTCGACCACCTCTCCGACGAGGGGTTCCCGGTGCAGCTGGTGAGCATCGTCGGCAGCGACCTGCGCAGCGTCGAGCGCGTCACCGGGCGCCTCACCTACGCCCGGGTCGCGCTCGCGGGGGCGGCGTCGGGCCTGTGGTTCGGCCTGTTCCTGGGGCTGCTGCTCATGCTCTTCGTGGGCGGCAGCGACCTGAGCATCTGGCTGGCCGCGGTGCTCATCGGCGCCGGCTCGGGGATGCTCTTCGGCGTCATCAGCTACGCGCTCACCGGTGGCCGACGAGACTTCAGCTCCGTCAACGCGATCCTCGCGTCGCGCTACTCGGTGATCTGCGCCGAGCAGGAGGCGGGCCGCGCCCGGCGCCTGATCGAGGGGCTCGAGGGCGTCCGCCCGCTCCAGCGGGAGCCCGGCGCCTACTGA
- a CDS encoding L,D-transpeptidase family protein, which produces MVVGAAVAASACAPAEAAAGGAAAPPAVVEAPASPSADPSATPAAEPAAAPQLAAPSSSSEPAAQPAAQPAAEVAAPQVLRPGDRGPAVLALQQRLSDLGYWLGAPDGSYGDLTSQAVMALQGAADLRRDGLVGPAVLAALDSGVRPSATTSTGRATEVDRERGLVLFVLDGQVQLVLHTSTGTFQRYTHDGRSYLADTPAGTFRVTRAVDGWREGDLGRLYRPRYFHPDGIAVHGYGSVPAHPASHGCARVSLPAMDLVWQRDLMPVGSTVVVR; this is translated from the coding sequence GTGGTGGTCGGTGCGGCGGTGGCCGCCAGCGCCTGCGCGCCGGCCGAGGCGGCGGCCGGAGGGGCAGCCGCACCACCGGCCGTGGTCGAAGCCCCTGCCAGCCCGTCAGCCGACCCGTCAGCGACCCCGGCGGCGGAGCCGGCAGCTGCGCCGCAGCTCGCGGCGCCCTCGTCGTCGTCCGAGCCCGCCGCCCAGCCCGCCGCCCAGCCCGCCGCCGAGGTGGCCGCCCCGCAGGTGCTGCGCCCCGGCGACAGGGGCCCGGCGGTGCTGGCGCTGCAGCAGCGCCTGTCGGACCTCGGCTACTGGCTGGGTGCGCCGGACGGCAGCTACGGAGACCTCACCTCCCAGGCGGTGATGGCCCTCCAGGGCGCCGCTGACCTGCGGCGCGACGGTCTCGTCGGGCCCGCCGTCCTCGCGGCGCTGGACTCCGGCGTCCGGCCGAGCGCCACCACGAGCACCGGGCGCGCCACGGAGGTCGACAGGGAGCGCGGCCTGGTGCTCTTCGTGCTCGACGGGCAGGTGCAGCTCGTGCTGCACACCTCCACCGGCACGTTCCAGCGCTACACCCACGACGGGCGCAGCTACCTGGCGGACACCCCCGCCGGCACCTTCCGCGTCACCCGGGCCGTGGACGGCTGGCGCGAGGGCGACCTCGGCCGCCTCTACCGGCCGCGGTACTTCCACCCCGACGGCATCGCCGTGCACGGCTACGGCAGCGTGCCCGCCCACCCGGCCTCCCACGGCTGCGCCCGGGTGAGCCTGCCCGCGATGGACCTCGTCTGGCAGCGCGACCTCATGCCGGTGGGCAGCACCGTCGTCGTGCGCTGA
- a CDS encoding Dps family protein: MASNHYGVPGLGEGDSAKVAEILQDRLYALNDLHLTLKHVHWNVVGPHFIAVHEMLDPQVDTVREYADEVAERIATLGGSPKGTPGALVENRSWNEYSIGRAGAIEHLGALDLVYAGVISSHREAIEATGEIDPITEDLLIGQSGQLEQYHWFVRAHLENAGGELSTSGASSEVEATELAEAGADESV; the protein is encoded by the coding sequence ATGGCTTCCAACCACTACGGCGTGCCCGGTCTGGGCGAGGGCGACTCCGCGAAGGTCGCCGAGATCCTCCAGGACCGGCTGTACGCGCTCAACGACCTGCACCTGACCCTCAAGCACGTCCACTGGAACGTCGTCGGCCCGCACTTCATCGCCGTGCACGAGATGCTCGACCCCCAGGTCGACACCGTCCGCGAGTACGCCGACGAGGTGGCCGAGCGCATCGCCACCCTCGGCGGGTCGCCCAAGGGCACGCCCGGCGCGCTGGTCGAGAACCGCAGCTGGAACGAGTACTCCATCGGTCGCGCCGGCGCCATCGAGCACCTCGGCGCGCTCGACCTCGTCTACGCCGGCGTGATCTCCAGCCACCGCGAGGCCATCGAGGCCACCGGCGAGATCGACCCCATCACCGAGGACCTGCTCATCGGCCAGTCCGGCCAGCTGGAGCAGTACCACTGGTTCGTGCGCGCCCACCTGGAGAACGCGGGCGGCGAGCTGTCCACCTCCGGCGCCAGCAGCGAGGTCGAGGCCACCGAGCTCGCCGAGGCCGGCGCCGACGAGTCCGTGTGA
- a CDS encoding DUF1003 domain-containing protein produces the protein MRAVAEDREGRRRDALDVPRESRQRLKPRVPRLDGERFGRLSEAFARFMGTPQFLLYMTLFCVAWIAWNTLAPVTLQFDPKSLNYTLLTLILSLQASYAAPLILLAQNRQDDRDRVGLEQDRQRAERNLADTEYLAREVAALRLAVSEVATRDFVRSELRTLLEELELLAAEQRRADDDEGRLDQPVDRGRSTPKARAKARRRDAEPPAEGAPEHLAEQPTEHLAGSGETGSALQVDERVVREA, from the coding sequence GTGCGCGCCGTGGCTGAGGACCGGGAGGGCCGCCGTCGCGACGCCCTCGACGTGCCCCGCGAGAGCCGCCAGCGGCTGAAGCCGCGCGTGCCGCGCCTGGACGGGGAGCGCTTCGGGCGGCTGTCGGAGGCGTTCGCGCGCTTCATGGGGACGCCCCAGTTCCTGCTCTACATGACGCTGTTCTGCGTCGCGTGGATCGCGTGGAACACGCTGGCGCCCGTCACGCTCCAGTTCGACCCGAAGTCGCTCAACTACACCCTGCTCACGCTGATCCTGTCGCTGCAGGCCTCCTACGCCGCCCCACTCATCCTGCTGGCGCAGAACCGCCAGGACGACCGCGACCGGGTGGGCCTCGAGCAGGACCGCCAGCGCGCGGAGCGCAACCTCGCCGACACGGAGTACCTGGCCCGCGAGGTGGCGGCGCTGCGCCTGGCGGTGAGCGAGGTGGCCACCCGCGACTTCGTGAGGTCGGAGCTGCGGACGCTGCTGGAGGAGCTGGAGCTGCTCGCGGCGGAGCAGCGCCGCGCCGACGACGACGAGGGGCGCCTGGACCAGCCCGTCGACCGCGGCCGCTCCACCCCGAAGGCGCGGGCCAAGGCCCGCAGGCGCGACGCCGAGCCGCCCGCCGAAGGAGCGCCCGAGCACCTCGCCGAGCAGCCCACCGAGCACCTCGCGGGTTCCGGTGAGACCGGGTCGGCGCTGCAGGTGGACGAGAGGGTCGTCCGCGAGGCCTGA
- a CDS encoding magnesium transporter MgtE N-terminal domain-containing protein: protein MSGAPTRVFVARLAGLPVFDPVGDRVGRVRDVVVVPRAARRPRAVGLVVEVPGKKRIFVPMTRVTSMDTGQVITTGVLNVRRFEQREAEVLVITDLFDREVVLNGAAARAVHGGDVDGPVEGLVEDVALEQLRSRDWEVGRLFVREAGKGGKKKGLRRKGSTALIDVHDAAGLFGTPQEQGATLLAASLEEMKPADIADLLHDMPLKRRVELASELDDERLADVVQELPDDDQVQILSALGRERAADVLEAMEPDDAADLLNELSEEAAEQLLGLMEPEDARDVRRLLAYEQDTAGGLMTTEPVVMGPEATVAQALATVRRTEVPYTLAAAVYVVRPPAETPTGRLLGVVHLQRLLREPPHEAIGGLLDREIEPLSPDTPLAVVTRRLATYDLVSLPVTDPQGRLLGAVTVDDVLDHLLPDDWREVDEEHVEPQQTLETVTGSLRAVDPAASSSGGGKKQKKAGGARRG from the coding sequence GTGAGCGGCGCACCGACCCGGGTCTTCGTCGCGCGCCTGGCCGGGCTGCCGGTCTTCGACCCCGTGGGCGACCGCGTGGGACGGGTGCGCGACGTCGTCGTCGTCCCGAGGGCCGCCCGCCGCCCCAGAGCCGTCGGCCTGGTGGTGGAGGTGCCCGGCAAGAAGCGCATCTTCGTCCCGATGACCCGCGTGACCAGCATGGACACCGGTCAGGTCATCACCACCGGTGTGCTCAACGTGCGGCGCTTCGAGCAGCGCGAGGCCGAGGTGCTCGTCATCACCGACCTGTTCGACAGGGAGGTGGTGCTCAACGGCGCCGCGGCGCGCGCCGTGCACGGCGGGGACGTCGACGGTCCCGTGGAGGGCCTCGTCGAGGACGTGGCCCTGGAGCAGCTGCGCTCGCGCGACTGGGAGGTCGGCCGGCTCTTCGTCCGCGAGGCGGGCAAGGGCGGCAAGAAGAAGGGGCTGCGCCGCAAGGGCTCCACGGCCCTCATCGACGTCCACGACGCCGCGGGCCTGTTCGGCACCCCCCAGGAGCAGGGCGCCACGCTGCTGGCGGCCTCCCTGGAGGAGATGAAGCCGGCCGACATCGCCGACCTGCTCCACGACATGCCGCTCAAGCGCCGCGTGGAGCTCGCCTCCGAGCTCGACGACGAGCGCCTCGCCGACGTCGTGCAGGAGCTCCCCGACGACGACCAGGTGCAGATCCTGTCCGCGCTGGGCCGCGAGCGCGCCGCCGACGTGCTGGAGGCGATGGAGCCCGACGACGCCGCCGACCTGCTCAACGAGCTGTCCGAGGAGGCCGCGGAGCAGCTGCTCGGGCTCATGGAGCCCGAGGACGCCCGCGACGTGCGCCGGCTGCTGGCGTACGAGCAGGACACCGCCGGTGGCCTCATGACCACCGAGCCCGTGGTGATGGGCCCTGAGGCGACCGTGGCGCAGGCCCTGGCCACGGTGCGCCGCACGGAGGTGCCCTACACGCTGGCGGCGGCCGTCTACGTGGTGCGCCCGCCCGCGGAGACGCCCACGGGCCGGCTGCTGGGCGTGGTGCACCTGCAGCGCCTGCTGCGCGAGCCCCCGCACGAGGCGATCGGCGGCCTGCTCGACCGCGAGATCGAGCCGCTGTCCCCCGACACGCCGCTGGCGGTGGTGACGCGGCGCCTGGCCACCTACGACCTCGTGTCGCTGCCCGTGACCGACCCGCAGGGCCGGCTGCTGGGAGCGGTCACCGTGGACGACGTGCTCGACCACCTGCTCCCGGACGACTGGCGCGAGGTCGACGAGGAGCACGTCGAGCCGCAGCAGACGCTCGAGACCGTGACCGGGTCGCTGCGCGCGGTGGACCCCGCCGCCAGCTCGTCCGGAGGCGGGAAGAAGCAGAAGAAGGCGGGGGGTGCGCGCCGTGGCTGA
- a CDS encoding aminopeptidase P family protein yields the protein MSEATSTAETVDRPLVEAPGTEVEVEGAGDAQRLAERGSNRSQRPTSQAFRDFIASGWAPRPAPPERLAAAPWAAARRERISARFPGDRLVLPAGPLKVRSNDTDYRFRPHSAFAHLTGLGADREPDAVLVLEPREGGGHEAQLFFRPRAERTTDEFWADARYGEFWVGVRPSLEDVEAELGLACRHVDGLAEALAGPLPGSDGVVRVVPDADPATSALVSRSRSSAPLDVSTDGAERPDPDAELAEALSELRLVKDAWEVEQLQEAVAATVAGFADVARSLRAAVRHERGERVVESAFEGVARREGNGVGYETIAAAGPHACTLHWIRNDGPVRPGQLVLVDAGVEATSLYTADVTRTLPVDGRFSPAQRRVYQAVLDAADAAFAVARPGSRFRDLHAAAMEVVAARLEEWGLLPVSAAEALDPETGGQHRRWMVHGTSHHLGLDVHDCAQARREMYLDAELVPGMVFTIEPGLYFKADDLLVPDELRGIGVRIEDDVLVTQDGCVNLSAALPRRPADVESWMASLR from the coding sequence ATGAGCGAGGCCACGAGCACCGCCGAGACCGTCGACCGCCCCCTCGTGGAGGCGCCCGGCACCGAGGTCGAGGTCGAGGGCGCCGGTGACGCCCAGCGCCTCGCCGAGCGCGGCTCCAACCGGAGCCAGCGGCCCACCTCGCAGGCCTTCCGCGACTTCATCGCCAGCGGCTGGGCACCCCGGCCGGCTCCTCCCGAGCGCCTCGCCGCGGCGCCGTGGGCCGCAGCGCGCCGCGAGCGCATCAGCGCGCGCTTCCCCGGTGACCGGCTGGTGCTGCCCGCCGGGCCGCTGAAGGTGCGCAGCAACGACACCGACTACCGCTTCCGCCCTCACTCGGCCTTCGCGCACCTCACCGGCCTGGGCGCCGACCGCGAGCCCGACGCGGTGCTCGTGCTGGAGCCCCGCGAGGGCGGGGGGCACGAGGCGCAGCTGTTCTTCCGCCCCCGGGCCGAGCGCACCACCGACGAGTTCTGGGCCGACGCCCGCTACGGGGAGTTCTGGGTGGGCGTGCGCCCGTCCCTGGAGGACGTCGAGGCGGAGCTCGGCCTGGCGTGCCGCCACGTCGACGGGCTGGCCGAGGCCCTCGCCGGTCCCCTGCCCGGGTCGGACGGCGTGGTGCGCGTGGTCCCCGACGCCGACCCCGCCACCAGCGCGCTGGTGAGCCGGTCCCGCTCCTCGGCGCCGCTGGACGTCAGCACCGACGGCGCCGAGCGGCCCGACCCCGACGCCGAGCTGGCCGAGGCCCTCTCCGAGCTGCGCCTCGTCAAGGACGCCTGGGAGGTCGAGCAGCTGCAGGAGGCCGTGGCCGCCACCGTCGCCGGGTTCGCGGACGTGGCCCGCTCGTTGCGCGCCGCGGTCCGCCACGAGCGCGGCGAGCGCGTGGTGGAGAGCGCCTTCGAGGGCGTCGCGCGCCGGGAGGGCAACGGCGTCGGCTACGAGACCATCGCCGCGGCCGGGCCGCACGCCTGCACCCTGCACTGGATCCGCAACGACGGGCCGGTCCGCCCCGGCCAGCTGGTGCTGGTGGACGCGGGCGTGGAGGCGACCTCGCTCTACACCGCTGACGTCACGCGCACGCTGCCGGTGGACGGCCGCTTCTCCCCCGCCCAGCGGCGCGTCTACCAGGCGGTGCTCGACGCCGCCGACGCCGCGTTCGCCGTCGCCCGGCCGGGCTCGAGGTTCCGCGACCTGCACGCCGCCGCGATGGAGGTGGTGGCCGCGCGCCTGGAGGAGTGGGGGCTGCTCCCGGTGAGCGCCGCGGAGGCCCTCGACCCCGAGACCGGCGGGCAGCACCGCCGGTGGATGGTGCACGGCACCTCCCACCACCTGGGCCTGGACGTGCACGACTGCGCGCAGGCGCGGCGCGAGATGTACCTCGACGCCGAGCTGGTGCCCGGCATGGTCTTCACCATCGAGCCAGGCCTGTACTTCAAGGCCGACGACCTGCTCGTCCCGGACGAGCTGCGCGGCATCGGCGTGCGCATCGAGGACGACGTGCTGGTCACGCAGGACGGCTGCGTCAACCTGTCAGCGGCGCTGCCGCGGCGCCCCGCTGACGTCGAGAGCTGGATGGCCTCCCTGCGCTGA